From Streptomyces sp. NBC_00775, one genomic window encodes:
- a CDS encoding type 1 glutamine amidotransferase domain-containing protein, producing MRVLMPVPDRDFDVTEVAVPWRILTEAGHEVVFATERAGTRPEADPKLLTGVLFGQLGAEAEPRRCYQQLTESPEFDATVSWADVDVEEFDGLLLPGGHAPGMRQYLGSSALQQRIARFWTLERPVGAICHGVLVLARARDTATGRSVLADRRTTCLPKYMERTAYFTTAWRLGRYYRTYPAYVEDEVRAALADPAAQFERGPRTLTRRGTASDDTHAFVVRDGHYLSARWPGDAYLFGRRYLDLLTSTAER from the coding sequence ATGCGCGTGCTCATGCCGGTCCCCGACCGAGACTTCGACGTCACCGAAGTAGCCGTACCCTGGCGGATCCTCACGGAGGCGGGGCACGAGGTCGTCTTCGCGACCGAGCGTGCGGGTACCCGGCCCGAGGCGGACCCGAAGCTGCTGACAGGCGTGCTCTTCGGACAGCTCGGCGCCGAGGCGGAACCCCGGCGGTGCTATCAACAGCTCACCGAATCCCCGGAGTTCGACGCCACGGTCTCCTGGGCGGACGTCGATGTCGAGGAGTTCGACGGGCTGCTGCTGCCCGGCGGACACGCGCCCGGCATGCGGCAGTACCTGGGCTCGTCGGCGTTGCAGCAGCGGATCGCCCGCTTCTGGACCCTGGAGCGGCCGGTCGGCGCGATCTGCCACGGCGTCCTCGTGCTCGCCCGGGCCCGCGACACCGCGACCGGGCGCAGCGTGCTGGCCGACCGGCGGACGACCTGTCTGCCCAAGTACATGGAACGCACGGCCTACTTCACCACCGCCTGGCGTCTCGGCCGCTACTACCGCACCTACCCCGCCTACGTCGAGGACGAGGTCAGAGCGGCCCTCGCCGACCCGGCCGCGCAGTTCGAGCGGGGGCCTCGCACGCTCACCAGGCGGGGCACCGCCTCCGACGACACGCATGCGTTCGTCGTGCGGGACGGCCACTACCTCTCGGCCCGCTGGCCGGGAGACGCCTACCTCTTCGGCCGCCGCTACCTCGACCTGCTCACGAGTACCGCCGAGCGTTAG
- a CDS encoding PPOX class F420-dependent oxidoreductase: MDEASLDTLGSGKYLLITSYRKNGTGVATPVWVVRDGAALGAWTPADSWKVKRIRNRADVLVGPCDVRGNPTGEQVPATAEVVDAAATAHYRQLVARKYGLVGRLTLFGSRLRRGERGTVGIRITLTP, translated from the coding sequence ATGGACGAGGCTTCGCTGGACACGCTCGGTTCGGGCAAGTACCTGCTGATCACGAGCTACCGCAAGAACGGCACGGGAGTCGCCACGCCGGTGTGGGTCGTGCGGGACGGTGCGGCGCTCGGCGCCTGGACCCCCGCGGACAGCTGGAAGGTGAAGCGGATCCGCAACCGCGCCGACGTTCTGGTGGGACCCTGCGACGTGCGGGGCAATCCGACCGGCGAACAGGTCCCGGCCACCGCCGAGGTGGTCGACGCGGCCGCGACCGCCCACTACCGGCAGCTCGTCGCCCGCAAGTACGGTCTCGTCGGTCGCCTCACCCTCTTCGGCAGCCGCCTGCGCCGGGGCGAGCGCGGCACGGTGGGCATCCGCATCACGCTGACGCCCTGA
- a CDS encoding NAD(P)/FAD-dependent oxidoreductase — protein sequence MDAPKIVIVGAGFAGVEAARGLERILAPGDARITLVSPTDYQLYLPLLPHVAAGVVTPQSVAPSLRRILHRTVLVPGGVIGVDPGAKVCVVRKITGDVVDLSYDYLLLTPGSVTRTFDIPGLLDEARGMKNLAQAVYLRDHVIAQLDLAAATSDEDERAARLQFVVVGGGYAGTETAACLQRLTTAAAKRYHPRIDPRLINWHLVDLAPKLLPELGDKLGRSALRMLSERGVQISLETSVASVTEDKVSLTDGRVLPSRTLVWTAGVAASPLVDSLGAETVRGRIATEPDFRVPGLDGVFALGDAAAVPDLAKGDGSYCPPTAQHAARQGRHAAKTLTALMRGEPTTPYKHKDLGLVVDLGGHDAVSKPLGIGLKGVPAQVVARGYHLYALRTGAARFRTSANWLLNAVAGDDFVRTGFLADKKGTLRDFEKTDVCLTPQEVAARTRV from the coding sequence ATGGACGCTCCGAAGATCGTCATCGTCGGCGCGGGTTTCGCCGGCGTCGAGGCCGCGCGGGGCCTCGAACGGATCCTCGCTCCCGGCGACGCCCGGATCACCCTGGTCAGCCCCACCGACTACCAGCTCTATCTGCCGCTGCTGCCGCACGTCGCCGCCGGTGTCGTCACCCCGCAGTCCGTGGCGCCCTCGCTGCGCCGGATCCTGCACCGCACCGTGCTGGTGCCGGGTGGGGTGATCGGCGTGGATCCAGGGGCCAAGGTGTGCGTCGTCCGCAAGATCACCGGAGACGTCGTCGACCTGTCGTACGACTACTTGCTCCTCACCCCGGGCAGCGTGACCCGCACCTTCGACATCCCGGGGCTGCTGGACGAGGCGCGAGGCATGAAGAACCTCGCCCAGGCCGTGTATCTGCGCGACCACGTGATCGCCCAACTCGACCTGGCGGCGGCCACGTCGGACGAGGACGAGCGGGCCGCGCGACTGCAGTTCGTGGTGGTCGGCGGCGGCTACGCGGGCACCGAGACCGCGGCCTGTCTGCAACGCCTGACCACCGCCGCGGCGAAGCGCTACCACCCGCGGATCGACCCCCGCCTCATCAACTGGCATCTGGTCGACCTCGCCCCCAAACTCCTGCCGGAGCTCGGCGACAAGCTGGGCAGGAGCGCACTGCGCATGCTGAGCGAACGCGGGGTGCAGATCTCGCTGGAGACGTCCGTCGCCTCCGTGACCGAGGACAAGGTCTCCCTCACCGACGGGCGGGTGCTGCCCTCGCGGACGCTGGTGTGGACGGCCGGTGTCGCGGCGAGCCCGCTGGTCGACTCGCTGGGCGCGGAGACCGTACGCGGCCGGATCGCCACCGAACCCGACTTCCGGGTGCCGGGCCTGGACGGGGTGTTCGCGCTCGGCGACGCGGCCGCCGTCCCCGACCTGGCCAAGGGCGACGGCTCGTACTGCCCGCCCACCGCCCAGCACGCCGCCCGGCAGGGCCGGCACGCGGCGAAGACCCTGACCGCGCTGATGCGCGGGGAGCCGACGACGCCGTACAAGCACAAGGACCTCGGTCTCGTCGTCGACCTCGGCGGCCACGACGCGGTGTCCAAGCCGCTCGGTATCGGTCTCAAGGGCGTGCCCGCGCAGGTCGTGGCCCGCGGCTACCACTTGTACGCGCTGCGCACCGGCGCGGCCCGGTTCCGTACGAGTGCCAACTGGCTGCTCAACGCGGTCGCCGGCGACGACTTCGTCCGCACCGGGTTCCTCGCCGACAAGAAGGGAACCCTCCGGGACTTCGAGAAGACCGACGTCTGTCTGACTCCGCAGGAGGTCGCCGCCCGCACCCGTGTCTAA
- a CDS encoding SDR family NAD(P)-dependent oxidoreductase, giving the protein MTAMRRFEGHGVLITGAARGIGAATARRLAEEGAHVLVTDVDLAEAEKTAASIRELGGRAEAFRCDVGDRTTVEAAVAYAVDAFGSLDVLVNNAYGCTPDAPLFEDEPDEVWARDLDLTLTGAYRCARAALPHLVASGRGAIVSIGSVNGIQSFSNHAYSAAKAGLMSLTRTLAGHAAPRGVRVNLVAPGTVRTTAWEGREADLALASEVYPLGRVGEPEDIAAAVAFLASRDAAWITGTTLSVDGGLLAVNTGFQQAIKRHGDVEGG; this is encoded by the coding sequence ATGACTGCGATGAGGCGCTTCGAGGGACACGGGGTTCTGATCACGGGCGCGGCCCGCGGTATCGGCGCGGCCACCGCGCGACGACTGGCCGAGGAAGGCGCCCACGTGCTCGTCACCGACGTGGACTTGGCCGAGGCGGAGAAGACGGCCGCCTCGATCCGTGAACTCGGCGGGCGCGCAGAGGCGTTCCGCTGCGATGTGGGGGACCGTACGACGGTCGAGGCGGCCGTCGCGTACGCCGTGGACGCCTTCGGCTCGCTCGACGTCCTGGTCAACAACGCGTACGGCTGCACCCCCGACGCCCCGCTCTTCGAGGACGAGCCCGACGAGGTGTGGGCCCGCGACCTCGACCTCACCCTGACCGGCGCCTACCGCTGCGCCCGCGCGGCGCTCCCGCACCTGGTGGCCTCGGGCCGCGGAGCCATCGTCAGCATCGGCTCCGTCAACGGCATCCAGTCCTTCTCCAACCACGCCTACAGCGCGGCCAAGGCGGGTCTCATGTCGCTGACCCGCACCCTCGCCGGGCACGCCGCCCCGCGCGGTGTGCGCGTCAACCTGGTGGCACCGGGCACGGTCCGCACCACGGCGTGGGAGGGCCGCGAGGCCGACCTCGCACTGGCGTCGGAGGTGTATCCGCTCGGCCGGGTCGGCGAGCCCGAGGACATCGCGGCCGCCGTAGCCTTCCTCGCCTCCCGGGACGCGGCCTGGATCACCGGGACGACGCTGAGCGTGGACGGGGGCCTGCTGGCGGTCAACACCGGTTTCCAGCAGGCCATCAAGCGCCATGGTGATGTTGAGGGGGGTTAG
- a CDS encoding SDR family oxidoreductase — MSEPLEGKVALVAGATRGAGRGIAVELGAAGATVYVTGRSTRERRSEYDRPETVEDTADLVTAAGGRGIAVPTDHLVPSEVEALVARIADEQGRLDILVNDIWGGEKLFEWDTPLWEHDLDHGLRLLRLAVETHAITSHHALPLLLRQPGGLVVEMTDGTAEYNRNTYRVSFFYDLAKSSVLRMAFALGQELGPRGATAVALTPGWLRSEMMLDNFGVTEANWRDALERVPHFAISETPYYVGRAVAVLAADPDVARWNGESLSSGRLAQVYGFTDRDGSRPDAWRYLVEVQDAGKPADTMGYR; from the coding sequence ATGTCAGAGCCGTTGGAGGGCAAGGTCGCGTTGGTCGCGGGCGCGACCCGCGGAGCAGGTCGCGGTATCGCCGTGGAGCTCGGTGCGGCCGGTGCCACCGTCTACGTCACCGGGCGCAGCACACGCGAGCGGCGTTCGGAGTACGACCGCCCGGAGACCGTCGAGGACACGGCGGACCTCGTCACGGCGGCGGGAGGCCGGGGCATCGCGGTCCCCACCGACCACCTCGTCCCGTCCGAGGTCGAGGCCCTGGTCGCACGCATCGCGGACGAACAGGGCCGCCTCGACATCCTCGTCAATGACATCTGGGGCGGCGAAAAACTCTTCGAGTGGGACACTCCGCTCTGGGAGCACGACCTCGACCACGGCCTGCGGCTGCTCCGCCTCGCCGTCGAGACGCACGCGATCACCAGCCACCACGCGCTGCCCCTGCTGCTGCGCCAACCGGGCGGCCTGGTCGTCGAGATGACCGACGGCACCGCCGAGTACAACCGGAACACCTACCGCGTCTCGTTCTTCTACGACCTGGCCAAGTCGTCAGTCCTGCGCATGGCGTTCGCCCTCGGGCAGGAGCTGGGCCCGCGCGGAGCCACCGCGGTGGCGCTCACCCCCGGCTGGCTGCGCTCCGAGATGATGCTCGACAACTTCGGCGTGACCGAGGCGAACTGGCGCGATGCCCTGGAGCGCGTCCCGCACTTCGCCATCTCCGAGACCCCGTACTACGTGGGCCGCGCCGTCGCCGTCCTCGCCGCCGACCCGGACGTCGCGCGCTGGAACGGGGAGTCGCTCTCCAGCGGCCGGCTCGCCCAGGTGTACGGCTTCACCGACCGCGACGGCAGCCGCCCGGACGCCTGGCGCTACCTGGTCGAGGTCCAGGACGCGGGCAAGCCGGCGGACACCATGGGCTACCGCTGA
- the yczR gene encoding aminotransferase-like domain-containing protein, with protein MQRGFAAALGTWRTKEGPLARSLSAAVREAVVDGRLPAGTRLPSERELARTLDLSRGTVVSALTLLRDDGWLHTRHGSGSVVRLPARLTERTTPWSLDRGGAGDADLDLTLAVTAAPHEAYLAAVGRAVERSAALLVDSGVATPGLPRLRALLAERYTRSGLATRPEQILVTSGAQAALTLLLDHLHHDRGAPVVVESPTYPGALAILRRRRARLLPVPVTAAYGWDTEHLAGTVRGKGPQLAYLIPDFHNPTGAHMTAPARAAVAALAERHALTVVVDETMRDLDLRTPPRPEPHLCGTRVIQIGSASKVLWSGLRVGWIRAGAALVRELARNPLQAQLSPPPLEQLIAAELLHEGEGDGLDEVLVDRRSRLRAQRDHLAGLLTETDWTYTLPDGGLSLWLHLGGDTTATGLAARAAKRGLAVSPGPLFAVDRATLTHHLRLPFTATPDVLTRAVGLLR; from the coding sequence ATGCAGAGGGGATTCGCCGCCGCGCTCGGCACCTGGCGTACGAAAGAGGGCCCGCTCGCGCGGTCGCTGTCGGCGGCCGTGCGCGAGGCGGTGGTCGACGGCCGTCTCCCGGCCGGGACCCGGCTGCCGTCCGAGCGCGAACTCGCCCGCACCCTGGACCTCAGCCGCGGCACCGTCGTCTCGGCCCTCACCCTGCTGCGGGACGACGGCTGGCTGCACACCCGGCACGGCAGCGGCAGCGTCGTACGGCTGCCCGCGCGCCTGACGGAACGCACCACGCCGTGGTCGCTGGACCGGGGCGGCGCGGGCGACGCGGACCTCGACCTGACCCTCGCCGTCACGGCGGCACCCCACGAGGCCTACCTCGCCGCCGTGGGCCGTGCCGTCGAGCGCAGCGCGGCCCTGCTCGTCGACTCGGGAGTGGCGACACCGGGACTGCCCCGACTGCGCGCACTGCTCGCCGAGCGGTACACCCGCTCGGGCCTTGCCACCCGCCCCGAGCAGATCCTGGTCACCTCCGGCGCGCAGGCCGCGCTGACACTCCTGCTCGACCACCTCCACCACGACCGCGGAGCGCCGGTCGTGGTGGAGAGCCCCACCTACCCGGGGGCGCTGGCCATCCTGCGACGGCGCCGGGCCCGCCTGCTGCCGGTGCCCGTGACGGCCGCGTACGGCTGGGACACGGAGCACCTGGCCGGGACCGTACGCGGGAAGGGGCCCCAACTCGCCTATCTCATCCCCGACTTCCACAACCCCACCGGCGCGCACATGACCGCCCCGGCCCGGGCCGCGGTCGCCGCCCTCGCCGAACGCCATGCGCTGACCGTCGTCGTCGACGAGACCATGCGCGACCTGGACCTGCGGACGCCGCCCCGACCGGAGCCCCATCTCTGTGGAACACGAGTGATCCAGATCGGCTCGGCGAGCAAGGTGCTGTGGAGCGGCCTCCGGGTCGGCTGGATCCGGGCGGGCGCGGCCCTCGTACGCGAGCTGGCGCGCAATCCGCTGCAGGCTCAGCTCTCGCCACCGCCACTGGAGCAGCTGATCGCCGCCGAGCTGCTGCACGAAGGAGAAGGCGACGGGCTCGACGAGGTCCTCGTCGACCGCCGGAGCCGGCTGCGCGCCCAGCGCGACCACCTCGCCGGACTCCTCACGGAGACGGACTGGACGTACACCCTCCCGGACGGCGGACTCTCGCTCTGGCTGCACCTCGGCGGGGACACGACGGCCACGGGGCTGGCGGCACGCGCCGCGAAACGGGGGCTCGCGGTGTCGCCGGGTCCGCTGTTCGCCGTGGACCGGGCGACGCTGACACACCACCTGCGGCTGCCGTTCACGGCGACGCCGGACGTGCTCACGCGGGCGGTGGGGCTGCTGCGGTAG
- a CDS encoding pyridoxal phosphate-dependent decarboxylase family protein translates to MHPTLADDLHRLPELLQSARDFAAREVSGLDGRPVAHLGKAPGPEPLPVGGTGAEGALARFAERWSPGFSGSAGPRYLGFVTGGATPASLTGDWLTSTYDQNVSGSGGSSAAALERETLGWLRELFGLSEAHSGAFVSGATVSNTVGLAIAREWLGERRGVSVSREGVGALGPVDVLSGSPHSSVAKALSVLGIGRDRLCPVPVLSGNREAVDVERLAAALDALDGRPAVVVANAGTVNTVDFDDLRAIAALKERYDFWLHVDAAFGGFAALSPSYAHLVEGLDAVDSVCVDLHKWLNVPYDAAVQFTRRQDLQVRVFHNASPYLGLPTGDPDFLHLTPENSRRLRALPAWFSLTAYGRDGHREIVERNVALARRLGERIAEVPQLRLLAPVRLNVVCFTLADDPGEERVQALAREIAASGEGYVTPTFYGGTHALRAAFSNWRTTEADTDRVYEAVARHCALRRP, encoded by the coding sequence ATGCACCCCACGCTCGCCGACGACCTCCACCGGCTCCCCGAACTGCTGCAGTCCGCCCGCGATTTCGCCGCGCGGGAGGTGAGCGGTCTCGACGGGCGTCCGGTCGCCCACCTCGGCAAGGCGCCCGGCCCCGAACCCCTTCCGGTCGGCGGAACGGGCGCCGAGGGCGCTCTGGCCCGGTTCGCCGAACGCTGGTCGCCGGGTTTCTCCGGCTCGGCCGGCCCGCGCTACCTCGGCTTCGTCACCGGCGGCGCCACTCCCGCCTCGCTCACCGGGGACTGGCTGACCAGCACGTACGACCAGAACGTGTCCGGCAGCGGTGGGTCGTCCGCGGCCGCCCTGGAGCGCGAGACGCTGGGCTGGCTGCGCGAACTGTTCGGGCTGAGCGAGGCGCACAGCGGAGCGTTCGTGAGCGGGGCGACCGTCTCCAACACGGTCGGCCTGGCGATCGCGCGGGAGTGGCTCGGCGAGCGCCGGGGCGTGTCGGTTTCGCGGGAGGGGGTCGGGGCGCTCGGTCCGGTCGACGTGCTGTCCGGCAGCCCGCACTCCAGCGTCGCCAAGGCACTGTCCGTGCTCGGCATCGGGCGGGACCGGCTGTGTCCGGTGCCGGTGCTGTCCGGGAACCGCGAGGCCGTCGACGTCGAGCGGCTCGCCGCCGCCCTGGACGCGCTCGACGGGCGCCCGGCCGTGGTCGTGGCGAACGCCGGGACCGTGAACACCGTCGACTTCGACGATCTGCGAGCCATCGCCGCCCTCAAGGAGCGGTACGACTTCTGGCTGCACGTGGACGCCGCGTTCGGCGGCTTCGCCGCGCTGTCACCGTCGTACGCGCATCTCGTCGAGGGCCTCGACGCGGTCGACTCCGTCTGTGTCGACCTGCACAAGTGGCTGAACGTCCCCTACGACGCGGCCGTCCAGTTCACCCGCCGCCAGGACCTCCAGGTCCGGGTCTTCCACAACGCGTCGCCGTATCTCGGACTCCCCACCGGCGACCCCGACTTCCTGCACCTCACGCCGGAGAACTCCCGCCGGCTGCGCGCGCTCCCGGCCTGGTTCTCGCTGACGGCGTACGGACGCGACGGGCATCGCGAGATCGTCGAGCGGAATGTCGCGCTCGCCCGGCGTCTCGGCGAGCGGATCGCGGAGGTTCCTCAACTGCGGCTGCTGGCACCGGTCCGGCTCAACGTCGTCTGCTTCACTCTCGCCGACGATCCGGGCGAGGAGCGGGTGCAGGCGCTGGCGCGGGAGATCGCCGCCTCGGGTGAGGGCTACGTGACGCCGACGTTCTACGGCGGCACGCATGCGCTGCGGGCGGCGTTCAGCAACTGGCGTACGACCGAGGCGGATACGGACCGGGTGTACGAAGCCGTCGCGCGCCACTGTGCCCTTCGACGCCCCTGA
- a CDS encoding S1 family peptidase has translation MRHARRRIVRRGARLAAVGGLLCGGLMVTHAMASEPSDTSRATESSAQAAADTGASLVSSLGTSRTAGSWIAADGRPVVAVTDSAAAAEVKEAGARAKVVRHSMRDLKSATASLSSAPRVPGTAWAVDYTKNEVVVQADSTVSASDWSRMTQLADGIGDSVRMQRTQGAFTTRLNGAQPIFSTGGRCSAGFNVTNGQSEFILTAGHCGPAGSVWFADNRGTQQVGRTITTAFPGSDFSLVQYDNGQQTTAGSNVVAIGGGNGVRITGAADPTVGQRVFRSGSTSGLHDGKVTALNATVNYPEGTVTGLIETTVCAEPGDSGGPMFSEGIALGVTSGGNGDCTAGGTTFFQPVTKALTALGVQLAGQPQASAGGAAQASPAPSLSAASPSASQGAAVAPGSAAPGAVEPVGTTGNAQTLVSRLTNPQNVGPGLLIIAGSLIALVATRYIRTEQDRKAYRRQYSQSWG, from the coding sequence ATGAGGCACGCACGACGACGGATCGTCCGACGGGGGGCGCGACTCGCGGCCGTCGGCGGGCTGCTCTGCGGAGGGCTGATGGTGACGCACGCGATGGCGAGCGAACCGTCCGACACGTCGCGTGCCACCGAGAGTTCGGCGCAGGCAGCCGCCGATACGGGCGCCTCCCTGGTCTCGAGCCTCGGCACCTCGCGTACCGCCGGCAGTTGGATCGCCGCCGACGGGCGCCCGGTCGTCGCGGTGACCGACTCGGCCGCGGCGGCCGAGGTGAAGGAGGCGGGTGCCCGCGCGAAGGTCGTGCGGCACAGCATGCGGGACCTCAAGTCCGCGACTGCGAGCCTGAGTTCGGCGCCCCGGGTGCCGGGCACCGCCTGGGCCGTGGACTACACGAAGAACGAGGTGGTGGTGCAGGCCGACAGCACGGTCTCCGCCTCCGACTGGTCGCGTATGACGCAACTCGCGGACGGCATCGGGGACTCCGTACGCATGCAGCGGACCCAGGGCGCGTTCACCACGCGGCTGAACGGCGCGCAGCCGATCTTCTCGACCGGCGGGCGCTGTTCGGCGGGCTTCAACGTGACCAACGGGCAGAGCGAGTTCATCCTCACGGCCGGGCACTGCGGCCCGGCAGGATCCGTCTGGTTCGCCGACAACCGGGGCACTCAGCAGGTGGGCCGGACGATCACCACGGCGTTCCCCGGCAGTGACTTCTCCCTCGTGCAGTACGACAACGGTCAGCAGACCACGGCCGGGAGCAATGTCGTGGCCATCGGCGGCGGAAACGGCGTACGCATCACGGGCGCCGCCGATCCGACGGTCGGCCAGCGGGTCTTCCGCAGCGGCAGCACCAGCGGGCTGCACGACGGGAAGGTGACCGCGCTCAACGCCACGGTCAACTACCCGGAGGGCACCGTCACCGGACTCATCGAGACCACGGTGTGCGCCGAACCCGGCGACAGCGGCGGCCCGATGTTCTCCGAGGGCATCGCACTCGGAGTGACCTCGGGAGGCAACGGGGACTGCACCGCCGGCGGTACGACGTTCTTCCAGCCGGTCACCAAGGCGCTGACGGCGCTGGGTGTGCAGCTCGCGGGGCAGCCGCAGGCCTCCGCCGGCGGCGCGGCCCAGGCCTCCCCCGCTCCTTCGCTTTCGGCCGCATCACCCTCGGCGTCTCAGGGCGCGGCGGTCGCGCCCGGGTCGGCCGCGCCGGGCGCCGTCGAGCCGGTGGGGACGACGGGCAACGCCCAGACGCTCGTCTCCCGGCTCACGAACCCCCAGAACGTCGGTCCGGGCCTACTGATCATCGCGGGAAGTCTGATCGCTCTGGTGGCGACGCGGTACATCCGCACGGAACAGGACCGCAAAGCCTATCGGCGTCAGTATTCGCAGAGTTGGGGCTGA
- a CDS encoding HAD family acid phosphatase: MTGRGVGRRIGAVSAVVALGIGGTVTAAGSAAAAPVQAAVSTTAAQADVDYATWQGDVQAVIDQALPYVEQRTANAGGQKLALVFDIDNTTLETDFHPWYALPTPAVKASLELARYAHSRGVDIFFVTARPGIIASETKWNLKTVGYPVSGLYVRDLPDLFDEVSAYKTSKRAQIESLGYTIIANVGNNTSDLVGGHAERTFKLPDYDGQLS, translated from the coding sequence ATGACAGGACGCGGTGTGGGGCGCAGGATAGGCGCGGTCTCGGCGGTCGTGGCGCTGGGGATCGGAGGGACGGTCACCGCGGCCGGGTCCGCCGCCGCGGCCCCGGTCCAGGCGGCGGTGAGCACCACCGCGGCCCAGGCCGACGTCGACTACGCCACCTGGCAGGGTGACGTCCAGGCCGTTATCGACCAGGCGCTGCCGTACGTCGAACAGCGCACCGCGAACGCCGGCGGACAGAAGCTCGCCCTCGTCTTCGACATCGACAACACCACGCTGGAGACGGACTTCCACCCCTGGTACGCGCTCCCCACCCCGGCGGTCAAGGCCTCCCTGGAACTGGCTCGCTACGCGCACTCCCGGGGCGTCGACATCTTCTTCGTCACCGCGCGCCCCGGCATCATCGCCAGCGAGACGAAGTGGAACCTGAAGACCGTCGGCTATCCGGTCTCCGGCCTCTACGTGCGTGATCTGCCGGATCTCTTCGACGAGGTCAGCGCCTACAAGACCAGCAAGCGGGCGCAGATCGAGTCCCTGGGTTACACGATCATCGCCAACGTCGGCAACAACACCTCCGACCTCGTCGGAGGCCACGCCGAGCGCACCTTCAAGCTGCCCGACTACGACGGCCAGTTGTCCTGA
- a CDS encoding L,D-transpeptidase family protein → MGDIRRRGAVALGITGLLAPLTLALGTTPAQAASCTTQTGPYQKQVEKFLGRPVDGRQSTADCKAIQAFQTKHGITPNIGYAGPVTWGVMDLMNKQKAVGNNPNKDGKCPVNKGRIACVNLTLQLSWVQDGDRLVYGPVPVRTGRDGYETRTGLKKIYWRDIDHVSDIYNVPMPYSQFFDGGEAFHSVGLSMWNPPGSHGCVNMTKDTAKKYWSLLKTGDDVFVYGRKPGT, encoded by the coding sequence ATGGGGGACATACGCCGACGAGGAGCCGTCGCGCTCGGGATCACCGGACTGCTCGCACCGCTGACCCTCGCGCTGGGCACGACGCCCGCGCAGGCCGCGAGCTGCACGACACAGACCGGCCCGTACCAGAAGCAGGTGGAGAAGTTCCTCGGCCGTCCGGTCGACGGCCGCCAGTCCACCGCCGACTGCAAGGCGATCCAGGCCTTCCAGACCAAGCACGGCATCACCCCGAACATCGGGTACGCGGGACCCGTCACCTGGGGCGTGATGGACCTCATGAACAAGCAGAAGGCCGTGGGGAACAACCCGAACAAGGACGGCAAGTGCCCGGTCAACAAGGGCCGCATCGCCTGCGTCAACCTGACACTCCAGCTCAGCTGGGTCCAGGACGGCGACAGGCTCGTCTACGGTCCGGTGCCGGTCCGTACCGGACGCGACGGATACGAGACCCGCACCGGCCTGAAGAAGATCTACTGGCGGGACATCGACCACGTCTCGGACATCTACAACGTGCCCATGCCCTACAGCCAGTTCTTCGACGGCGGCGAGGCCTTCCACTCGGTCGGCCTCAGCATGTGGAACCCGCCCGGCTCGCACGGCTGCGTCAACATGACCAAGGACACGGCCAAGAAGTACTGGTCACTGCTCAAGACCGGCGACGACGTCTTCGTGTACGGCCGCAAGCCGGGCACCTGA
- a CDS encoding MBL fold metallo-hydrolase yields the protein MTARIEHLVTSGTFSLDGGTWEVDNNVWIVGDDHEAIVIDAAHDADAIAEAVGDRRLRAIVCTHAHNDHIDAAPALAERTGAKIWLHPDDLPLWKQTHPDRLPDTWLQDGQVIEAAGADLTVLHTPGHAPGAVCLYDPGLGTVFTGDTLFKGGPGATGRSFSHFPTIVESIRERLLGLPADTVVRTGHGDSTTIGAEAPHLEEWIARGH from the coding sequence ATGACGGCGCGCATCGAACACCTCGTCACCTCGGGCACGTTCTCGCTCGACGGCGGCACCTGGGAGGTGGACAACAACGTCTGGATCGTCGGCGACGACCACGAGGCGATCGTCATCGACGCCGCCCACGACGCCGACGCCATCGCCGAGGCGGTGGGGGACCGGCGGCTGCGGGCCATCGTGTGCACCCACGCCCACAACGACCACATCGACGCCGCGCCCGCCCTCGCCGAGCGCACCGGCGCCAAGATCTGGCTGCACCCCGACGACCTGCCGCTGTGGAAGCAGACCCACCCCGACCGCCTCCCCGACACCTGGCTCCAGGACGGCCAGGTCATCGAGGCGGCCGGCGCCGACCTGACCGTCCTGCACACCCCCGGCCACGCGCCGGGCGCGGTGTGTCTGTACGACCCCGGCCTGGGCACCGTCTTCACCGGCGACACGCTCTTCAAGGGCGGCCCGGGAGCCACCGGACGCTCCTTCTCCCACTTCCCGACGATCGTCGAGTCGATCCGCGAGCGGCTGCTCGGCCTCCCGGCGGACACGGTCGTCCGGACGGGACACGGGGATTCGACCACGATCGGCGCCGAGGCCCCGCATCTGGAGGAGTGGATCGCGCGCGGTCACTGA